Part of the Marinifilum sp. JC120 genome, TTTGCCAACCCTTTCACATCCGGGAACGGGGGCATAAAACCTTTCAGAAAATTGTCATTCGGGGGACTGCCTTTTTCCGGCATAGCCATGGCTATGGAATGCTCTGCCCCATGCTCAACGGGCAAATGATCCAGCACCCACTGCCGGATATCGCTGCCTTTTTTGCTGGATTCAAAAACGGTACGTCCATGCTCAAGTTCCAACGGCTGAGCGGTCTTAAGTGCGGACTGCCAGTCGGCCCACTCTGCTTTAAGATCTCTGTCATCACGCCACTTTTCAGGCCGGACAATCAAAACAGCAAGTGCATTTTTCAATTCCTTAGCCGCGTCTTTACCCGGCTTATCTTTGGGTGAACCGAGGGTCAGGATAGAGCAAAAATCTCCCACTTCCTGCTCCATAAACATGGCCTGTAACTCATCAGCTACGCAGACCACCGGGGCAGCGGAAGCCGCAGGCATGGTCGGCAAATCGATAAGTGTAGCGCTGGGCAGGAAGAGCGGTGCTTTGTCCGAACCGGGAACAAACTGCTCTTTGCCGTCTGCAAATCCTCCCGGATTAGTCTTGATATGATTGAGCACCGGCCCGTCAAACCGGGGTAGCACCAACCCTGCTGGGACGATAAAATCATTCTCGCCGTCCAGCCCCCAATTCGCAGGATATTCGGTTAAATCCTCACTGTTAACACCTAGCCACATGCGCTTGATGGTCTTGCGTTCAATGCCAAGGTCAGTGAGTCTTTTCATGGTCTCGCGGTCATTTTCCAGAGCCCTGCGCCAGCGCGCAACCAACGGAAAACCCCGGTCATGCCACGGGTTGACCTTTTTATGAAAAGGAAATTCAGGGGAAATCGGTTCATCAGGATCAAGATCATTTTTCTTAAGATGCTCGGGCTTGATTCCTTTCAGCTTAGTCGAAGCATCTTTAACCGCAGCCTTTCGGGATGCCTCAAGTTTTTTCTTGGTGGCGGAGAACTTTGCTGTTGTACTTGTCAGCTTCTTTTCAAGGTCAGCAATTTTACCCCGAAACTTATTAAATACCCCGAGATTGATATCCACCAAATGCCCGTGCTCGGCGTGAGCCTTGCGGGCCATAGATTCCAGACTGTCCAGTGTCTTGTAATGTCCTGCGATTATCTTCTGCGCCCCAGCGAGCACCTCTTCCGGTTCCTGTGCAGGCATGGAAGGACGATTGCCAAGAGCTTTCTGGCGAATTCCATCAGCAAATTTTGGGATATTTTTAATCTTGAGCAAAGACTTCTTGGCCTTCTGCATGGCCTCTTCAGCCTTGGACATATCAATGTCCACCCCGCGATCAAGGAGCTTGATCTGCAAGTCCCGGTAATGCTCGATGGACTTAGGGTCTTCGTCCTGCACTTCATGGCGGATCATGACCCGCAACACATCCGCGCCCTCGTCATCAACAACTTCAGTGGTTCCACGATAGATGAGGAGCCCGCGCATGATCGAAGGAAAAAACCATACTGTTTCCAAACGAGTGGAAACTTCGCGGAACTCCTCATCTTCGCTTATCTGGTGGGATGGCAGTGGCCCCACCGGAAACTTGTGCGGCTTGAAATTCTTATTAACGGTCACAAAACAACGCATGCGCAAGCTGGGCAACGCGCTTTCAATAAACGGAAAATCCCGATGCATGTTCTTAATTTCAACAGGCTCACCGCCCTTGAAATAACCGTCCATGAACTGATCTTCACTGGCTGCGTTGAAAAATTCGTAATTCATGTCATCAGGAAAAAAAGGCCAACGCTCATTTTTCCATTTTTCATCATAAGTGCCGTTCTTCTTAGTCCGCTGGGGCCACATGAGATCAAGCGGCCCAAACCCAGCCGGGTCCGGTTTCTGGGAGGGGGAGCCTATCTGCTGTTGCGGAAGCTCGATATTAGGCAGAGGAATCGCCTCGGAACCATCATGCATAGGGACTTTCCCCATGCCTTTACCCAATGGATTTTTGGCGTAGTCCGGTCCGCCGAAACCATTAGCCCAGACTACGGGCATTTCCACAAACGGCTCAGCTTCACTGATCAATCCGTTTTTCCAATAACGATCCCCAAAGATATTAAGCGTCTTTTCTTTTTCCCCCACCCGAACCTGCACCTGAGAGGCTGGACGGGACTGTCCGCGCGGGGCAAAACATGATCCGCTAACCAGAAACTCGCCGCGCGGCTTGGGTACACCCTGATCTAGAATAGGCTTGGGTCCGAGCTGTGTGGTTACTGTTTTCCAAAGTTCCTGCTCATCAAGCAGATTGTCGGGATCATTAAGATCGAAAAAAGCCATAACCCCGACACTGAGATAATATTTATCCCGAATACCCAGCGGGCGAGGAAAAAAGGAATGTTGCTTTTCCTTAAATATCTTCATGATACTCCGGGGCTAGATGTTATTGCCTAGATGTTGTTGATGAGTCCGGCAATATTGTTCATTTCGCCTGATATCTGACTTGTTTCAGCAGTTACATTGGAGCTGGTCCCGATCAACTTTGTGGACTCACCAATACTCTTAGCCATTACTCCAACAATTTTATTGTCCTCCCCTGCCAAGGCGGTAACTTCCCCACAAAGATGAGTTAGATTCCCAGCCACGGTGTCCATCTCTCCCCAAACTTCATCAACCTGTCCGGCAAGCTTGCTTGCTTCCCCTGCCAGCTGTGCAGTTGCACCCTTCAGGTCATCAAAATCCACAGAAAGATTGGTGTGTGCTTCGCGAATCGTACTCAGATCGCCATTAATTTCAGCACAGGTAGCGTTGAGCTTAGTCATATCTATGTTCATCCGGTGATGGTCGGCGATCAATTCTTCACGCTCTGTTTCAGCTTTAAGGGCAGTACCAAGCACCAGCCCATTTTTTGTAGCAGTTATCTCATTAAGTAAGGCGAGTTTTATCCCGGTCTCCATGCCGACAACGATGTCCTCCTTAAGAGCACCAAAGAATTTGGTATCGTTACCGATGTTTACCAACTGAGAAAAACCGAGCACAACCTTGCTCTCATTACCGAGAATATAGCTGGCAATGTTCTTACCGTTAATTTTGATATTACCTTCAGTAGATAGAGCCAGACTTTCTTCTTTCTTTTTTGCTTCGATCTGCTCGTCTGCAATTTCTTTAACCTTATCCTCAGTCATTGAACTTTCGCCGCCTGAAGGCTCTGCTGCGGCTGAACCAAGCCGCACATAAGTATTATCTTTGGGAGTTTTAAGGTGCATACCCTCACTGCCCTGCTTGTCCTGAATATGAAATAAATTCTGACCTCCAGTGACGAGAATACACTTGGTCTGATTGGCATCCTTAACCAAACTGGGATTTTCAGGGTTGGGAGCCGCTGACTGGATGATAGGGCGATCCGGATCTCCCTCAACGTAAGTGATCAGTACCTCAGTGTCTTTGTGCAACGGGAAATGCATTCCATGATTGGAACCACCGTATGGCTGAGCCATGCGTAACCATGTGGTAGCCTTTCCGCCGCTACGCCCGGACTCATCAAAAGGCATGATCACCTTGTAACGTCCTTCGCCATCCAGTTCGGCATACTGACCACTGCCGGATGCATCTACTTTAGCATTGATGGTCCCGGAAAATTTGGGTTTCACAGCCTTGCGCTCTGCCCGGAACTGGGTGTTGGCCGGGATGCAGGTAAATGAATTGCGGTAATAAAGACGGTCCGCATCTTCCGCAAGATTGAGACCCAAACCGGAAACAAGGTAAGCTTCCTGACTGCCCTCATGAACAACTTCAGTGGTCAGATAACGCTGGTTGAAATCCTGACGGTAATGATCCTTCAACTCAAAAATGTACCCGGTACGAATGTAAGGAACTGTAGACACACCGTGGAATACCTTTTCCCGGCAGAGAAATTCCTGCGCCCTGATCTGGGCTAAGGTATTTCCTTCACCCGGAGTCTTAAAATGTTCGCCATAAATATAAATTTCGCCCATCCCTTGCTGCGAAACCATGGCCTCAGCCTTCATTTCAAGACTGGGCTTGCGGTAATTATAATCTTTAAGCAGCACTTTTTTGGGCAAAGGCTGCTGCTTGAGCGTGAAATTCTTGACGATCTCCTCGCGATGGGTGTGGTCAAGATTGCTGGGCGGAGAATAGGTCAGGCTGGTCCCTTCCTTCATGGGCGAATGGGAAATATGAGTATCGGTAATGACCATCTTTTCGCCCTGTTCGGTCTGTTCAAAATAGTAATACATGCCGTCCCGTTCCATCCAGCGAGAGACAAAATTGAAATGGGATTCATCATACTGGCAGATATATTCCCACGAGGGATAGGAACCTTGCAGTTTGAAATCAAAGCTCAGCCCCTCTTTGAGTCCTGCCTTTTTGAGCACATCACCTAGGAAGCCCTGCGCATTCTCATTAAGAAAAATCTGGTTGCAATGGGTCAGGGTGGCCCACCAAAGTTTAGGAACAAGTTCCGCGCGGTAAAAGCATATCTTCCCCACCTGATGCATCTGCTCAAAAGAACTGAGGATGCCTTTGAACGGAATATCCCCGTCATCCCGTTTAATAGTGAATTCCGCCGGATTCTGAAGGATAGAACCTATATCGAGATCATTCTTCTCCGAAATCAACATGATGCTGAAACGGTAAATACTCGAAAGCCCCTCAGTTCCCTTGAAGCGGACTACGCTGAAGGTGTTCTTATCCGCACCCTTGGACTCAAAAACAAACTTGGGCTTGGAGTTATCTGCCATAAAACTACCCTCTCATGCTCTTTATTCAGCGGAAAATTCCATGGTAAAGGAACCGTCTTCGTCCACACCCAGATGCACTGCCGCAGGCATACCGCCCTCGGTCATATGCAGCAGGATTTCCTTTGACATCTTCGGCAGCACATTGCCGTTCAGAATATATTCAATGTTGCGCGCCCCGGTTTCCACTTCAGTGCAGCGGGCCGCAATCTGATCCACAACTTCATCGCCGTAGCTCAGCTTCATCTTATTGTTGGCAAGAAGCATTTTTTCCAGCTTGCCAAGCTTAAGTTTGGTGATCATTTTCATGGCGTCAGGATTAAGACTGAAAAAGGGAACTACGTTCATACGCGCCAGAAGTGCAGGCTTGAAATGCTGAGAAAGAATGGGCCGCACTGCGGAAAGCACCGCGTCCATGGGCATCTCGTCCTCACCTTCTGCGGTAGTCATTTCCTGAATAACATCCGTGCCGAGATTGGAAGTCAGGATGAGAATGGTATTCTTGAAGTTGATATCCTTGCCCTCGCCGTCGGTGAGCACTCCCTTGTCAAAGACCTGATAGAATGTGTTCATCACGTCCAGATGAGCCTTTTCCACCTCGTCCAGAAGGACCACCGAATAAGGCTGACGGCGCACAGCTTCGGTAAGCATACCGCCCTCGCCGTACCCCACGTACCCCGGAGGAGAACCAATCAGCCGAGAAACAGTATGCTTTTCCTGAAATTCGCTCATATTCACAGTAACTACTGACCGCTCATCCCCGAAGAGCAGATCAGCCAGCGAAAGTCCGGTCTCGGTTTTACCCACACCGGAAGGGCCAACCAGCAGGAAAACGCCAATGGGCTGGTCCGGGTTCTTGATCCCGGCCTTGGAAGCGCGGATGACCTCGGCAATTGCCTCAAGCCCCTGATCCTGTCCTTTGATGCGCACGTTGAGTTTTTCATCAAGGTCAGCAACAGTAGCCGCCTCATCACGGGCCATCTTACCCACCGGGATTCCAGTCCAATCGGAAACAACGCGGCCCACCAGATCAGGGGTAACCTCAATCTGGACCATGGGATCTTCGCCCTGAAGTTCGGCTAAAGCAGCATCAACCTTATTCAATTCTTCTTTGAGCTTGGAAAGATTTTCTTCGTCTCCAGCGGAATTGTCTTCGACCGCCTCGCCTTCGCCTGTTTCTACTGCAACAGAGTCACCATTGCGTGTTTCTTGAATCTGGGCCCTAACATCCAGTACTGCGTGGGCGGCGTCCTTTTCCTTGAGCCACTTTTCGCTGATTTCCGCGGCCTCAGAATTTTTGATTTCAATCTGTTCTAAAAGCTCTTTGTAGTGATCTTCATCCACTTCCACACCGTTGGAGCGGTCACGGTCCACGGCTTTCTTTTCCCTTTCAAGGGCCTGTACTATGCGCTGGCAATCCTCCAACCTTCCGGGCTTGGCCGAAAGATTTACCTTGACCCGGGCGCAGGTGGTATCCAGCAAGTCGATGGCCTTATCCGGTAGGAAACG contains:
- a CDS encoding DUF2169 domain-containing protein, encoding MKIFKEKQHSFFPRPLGIRDKYYLSVGVMAFFDLNDPDNLLDEQELWKTVTTQLGPKPILDQGVPKPRGEFLVSGSCFAPRGQSRPASQVQVRVGEKEKTLNIFGDRYWKNGLISEAEPFVEMPVVWANGFGGPDYAKNPLGKGMGKVPMHDGSEAIPLPNIELPQQQIGSPSQKPDPAGFGPLDLMWPQRTKKNGTYDEKWKNERWPFFPDDMNYEFFNAASEDQFMDGYFKGGEPVEIKNMHRDFPFIESALPSLRMRCFVTVNKNFKPHKFPVGPLPSHQISEDEEFREVSTRLETVWFFPSIMRGLLIYRGTTEVVDDEGADVLRVMIRHEVQDEDPKSIEHYRDLQIKLLDRGVDIDMSKAEEAMQKAKKSLLKIKNIPKFADGIRQKALGNRPSMPAQEPEEVLAGAQKIIAGHYKTLDSLESMARKAHAEHGHLVDINLGVFNKFRGKIADLEKKLTSTTAKFSATKKKLEASRKAAVKDASTKLKGIKPEHLKKNDLDPDEPISPEFPFHKKVNPWHDRGFPLVARWRRALENDRETMKRLTDLGIERKTIKRMWLGVNSEDLTEYPANWGLDGENDFIVPAGLVLPRFDGPVLNHIKTNPGGFADGKEQFVPGSDKAPLFLPSATLIDLPTMPAASAAPVVCVADELQAMFMEQEVGDFCSILTLGSPKDKPGKDAAKELKNALAVLIVRPEKWRDDRDLKAEWADWQSALKTAQPLELEHGRTVFESSKKGSDIRQWVLDHLPVEHGAEHSIAMAMPEKGSPPNDNFLKGFMPPFPDVKGLAKGIHAEVKKSMEAKFVPLKAKQDEMLNLMREKAEKYSKLGADPSKVVLGATSPKQPPTQLGKDAAAKIRSRAAELTRSKQITPEIAAKMETEASRAEKTGAKLDAHKAKLLKKFEAKKIELAEGLKKLEAKELPDDAAAKLAEHGLSADSLRSLTREEVQRYHEQGKSLVGAVLSGVDLSGLDLSGADLSKCQLKGTNFKNTVLDGTKLVQALGIGADFSKASLKRADLGRGLFNKALFKESDLSGAIAAQAIFKGADFSKAVLDDANFDMAILEKTDFTDADLKGARINMCMISGKADRSDFSQSTIKKSIFKSSSLNQANFSEASVNESLFNGVDAQKTDFTDANLDKLRTGRNSQFKDSDFRNATLRGAALRESDFTGSDFRGADFENGLIDNSQLVRANLNGVSAKGARFTKSNLEAASMRAANIHMGGMRKARLVDTDLRGSNLFAVDFYKSVLGDTRFEAANLKRSQLHGKLELLDDDS
- the tssI gene encoding type VI secretion system tip protein VgrG, whose protein sequence is MADNSKPKFVFESKGADKNTFSVVRFKGTEGLSSIYRFSIMLISEKNDLDIGSILQNPAEFTIKRDDGDIPFKGILSSFEQMHQVGKICFYRAELVPKLWWATLTHCNQIFLNENAQGFLGDVLKKAGLKEGLSFDFKLQGSYPSWEYICQYDESHFNFVSRWMERDGMYYYFEQTEQGEKMVITDTHISHSPMKEGTSLTYSPPSNLDHTHREEIVKNFTLKQQPLPKKVLLKDYNYRKPSLEMKAEAMVSQQGMGEIYIYGEHFKTPGEGNTLAQIRAQEFLCREKVFHGVSTVPYIRTGYIFELKDHYRQDFNQRYLTTEVVHEGSQEAYLVSGLGLNLAEDADRLYYRNSFTCIPANTQFRAERKAVKPKFSGTINAKVDASGSGQYAELDGEGRYKVIMPFDESGRSGGKATTWLRMAQPYGGSNHGMHFPLHKDTEVLITYVEGDPDRPIIQSAAPNPENPSLVKDANQTKCILVTGGQNLFHIQDKQGSEGMHLKTPKDNTYVRLGSAAAEPSGGESSMTEDKVKEIADEQIEAKKKEESLALSTEGNIKINGKNIASYILGNESKVVLGFSQLVNIGNDTKFFGALKEDIVVGMETGIKLALLNEITATKNGLVLGTALKAETEREELIADHHRMNIDMTKLNATCAEINGDLSTIREAHTNLSVDFDDLKGATAQLAGEASKLAGQVDEVWGEMDTVAGNLTHLCGEVTALAGEDNKIVGVMAKSIGESTKLIGTSSNVTAETSQISGEMNNIAGLINNI
- the tssH gene encoding type VI secretion system ATPase TssH → MINVDIRNLLSKLDTFCTNALHNAAGLSVSLSNYEVSVEHFFIKCIEEVNSDLPLIFRQYGVEAPRVNASLTDVLQDFKTGNSGKPVFSPMLLELFEDAWLISSVELGETRIRSGAVLLAFLGKPNFYASGNYGDLFSAINRETLLKEFWTVTKASVEYKMPAAAPGASGAAPSKGDGGFIERFCVDFTAKAREGGIDPVFGRDPEMRQMVDILARRRKNNPILVGEPGVGKTAVIEGMALRITEGDVPEVLSDVTLLGLDMGLLEAGAGMKGEFENRLKGVIDEIKSSETPIILFIDEAHTLVGAGGAAGGADAANLLKPALARGELKTCAATTWTEYKKYFEKDPALARRFQLVKLDEPSVDTSTIILRGLRESYEKAHNVIIRDDANVAAAVYSDRYIAGRFLPDKAIDLLDTTCARVKVNLSAKPGRLEDCQRIVQALEREKKAVDRDRSNGVEVDEDHYKELLEQIEIKNSEAAEISEKWLKEKDAAHAVLDVRAQIQETRNGDSVAVETGEGEAVEDNSAGDEENLSKLKEELNKVDAALAELQGEDPMVQIEVTPDLVGRVVSDWTGIPVGKMARDEAATVADLDEKLNVRIKGQDQGLEAIAEVIRASKAGIKNPDQPIGVFLLVGPSGVGKTETGLSLADLLFGDERSVVTVNMSEFQEKHTVSRLIGSPPGYVGYGEGGMLTEAVRRQPYSVVLLDEVEKAHLDVMNTFYQVFDKGVLTDGEGKDINFKNTILILTSNLGTDVIQEMTTAEGEDEMPMDAVLSAVRPILSQHFKPALLARMNVVPFFSLNPDAMKMITKLKLGKLEKMLLANNKMKLSYGDEVVDQIAARCTEVETGARNIEYILNGNVLPKMSKEILLHMTEGGMPAAVHLGVDEDGSFTMEFSAE